The following coding sequences lie in one Mycobacterium gordonae genomic window:
- a CDS encoding 3-alpha domain-containing protein, with translation MADVDALLYLPDRNTGQLRKIVDVAALSPGWHQSFTDLLAEQDGVTALHTIRIPDTEVFAAEITDLLAAMPQAIRRVFYTEARSRLHRREVSALDQPSTGTAYLVGVPDTPNHATCQRVSHAASECVTCVPPTSWPD, from the coding sequence ATGGCCGACGTCGACGCGCTGCTTTACCTACCCGATCGCAACACCGGGCAACTGCGCAAGATCGTCGACGTCGCTGCGTTGAGTCCCGGATGGCACCAATCCTTCACCGACTTGCTGGCTGAGCAAGACGGAGTGACGGCTCTGCACACCATCCGGATTCCGGATACCGAGGTGTTCGCCGCGGAGATCACGGATCTGCTCGCGGCCATGCCGCAGGCGATACGGCGTGTGTTCTACACCGAAGCGCGGAGTCGCCTGCACCGGCGGGAGGTGTCCGCACTGGACCAGCCGAGCACTGGCACCGCCTATCTGGTGGGGGTGCCGGACACTCCGAATCATGCGACGTGCCAACGCGTTTCTCATGCCGCATCGGAGTGTGTCACATGTGTGCCACCAACGTCCTGGCCGGACTGA
- a CDS encoding alpha/beta fold hydrolase: MPTVHHRYATVDGHRLFYREAGDPRSPTVVLLHGFPSSSYMFRNLIPELADQFHVVAPDHLGFGLSDAPSADQFDYTFDALADVTAGLLSNLGIDRYAMYVQDYGAPIGWRLALRRPSAVTAIISQSGNAYDAGFVESFWKTIWAYQEDPSPDNEAAVRQFLTLDATRWQYLTGVPDETLVDPECWHHDFALISRPGNDLLQLKLFRDYATNAPLYPRLHEYFRTSEVPLLAVWGRGDEIFGPAGATAFRTDLPHAEIHLLDGGHFLLESAHAEVAELSRTFLAGNRMAA; this comes from the coding sequence ATGCCGACCGTCCACCATCGCTACGCCACCGTCGACGGCCACCGGCTGTTCTACCGCGAGGCCGGCGACCCGCGCTCACCCACAGTGGTTCTGCTGCACGGATTTCCAAGCAGTTCGTATATGTTCCGCAATCTCATTCCCGAGCTCGCCGACCAGTTCCACGTGGTGGCACCTGACCACCTGGGCTTCGGACTGTCCGACGCGCCGTCCGCCGACCAGTTCGACTACACCTTCGATGCACTCGCCGATGTGACCGCCGGACTGCTGAGCAACCTGGGCATCGACAGGTATGCGATGTACGTGCAGGACTACGGCGCACCTATCGGGTGGCGCCTGGCGCTGCGCCGCCCGTCTGCCGTCACCGCGATCATCAGCCAGAGCGGCAACGCGTATGACGCGGGCTTCGTCGAGAGCTTCTGGAAGACGATATGGGCGTATCAAGAGGACCCGAGTCCCGACAACGAAGCTGCGGTCCGACAGTTCCTCACGCTGGACGCCACCCGCTGGCAATACCTGACCGGCGTGCCCGACGAGACACTGGTCGATCCCGAATGCTGGCACCACGATTTCGCGCTGATCTCCCGCCCCGGTAATGATCTGTTGCAGCTCAAGCTGTTTCGCGACTATGCGACCAACGCGCCGTTGTATCCGCGGCTGCATGAGTATTTCCGCACGTCGGAAGTTCCGTTGCTGGCGGTCTGGGGCCGGGGTGATGAGATATTCGGCCCGGCCGGCGCCACGGCCTTCCGCACGGATCTGCCGCACGCCGAGATCCATCTGCTCGACGGCGGCCACTTCCTGTTGGAGTCGGCGCACGCCGAGGTTGCCGAGCTGAGCCGCACCTTCCTGGCCGGGAACCGCATGGCCGCATGA
- a CDS encoding TetR/AcrR family transcriptional regulator: protein MADSDAEQRLTAKGRATRDRIVLATAELIVAEGLAAFNMENVRKAASVSGSQLAHYFADKRALIRAVISRQIGVVLDFHRQPKLGNLDAFEDYERWVDLNMHYLRRIEYTGTPTYHALAAQLAKSDDSTRLALAAGYQQWMKLFEQAIQRMKDKGTLVADVQPRALAWVIVCAHQGGGTLAFTYRAEWPHADATRFAVNYLRMFATDPAERAPRPAPRPRITGASPRSDDQTAAQLTRKGLATRSRIVDTAAALVFERGVANTSIDQVRTRAGVSGSQITHYFRDKRDLIRQVVATRRRDVRTFHTQARVGALDTVDALRAWADACMADVDTVYRLGGCVYGSLAGELIDADSEIHADVARGYDEWIDIFSTGLASMRRRGDLRSEADPRHLAVSLVVAHQGGAMLTHATGRAEPMRAALNAAVDYVGSFADGR, encoded by the coding sequence ATGGCCGATTCGGACGCCGAGCAGCGGCTGACCGCCAAGGGGCGCGCCACCCGCGACCGCATCGTGCTCGCCACCGCCGAGTTGATCGTCGCCGAGGGCCTGGCGGCGTTCAACATGGAGAACGTCCGCAAAGCCGCGTCGGTGAGCGGTTCCCAACTCGCACACTATTTCGCCGACAAGCGTGCGTTGATCCGGGCCGTCATCAGCCGACAAATCGGTGTCGTGCTGGACTTCCACCGCCAGCCAAAGCTGGGAAACCTGGACGCATTCGAGGATTACGAGCGCTGGGTTGACCTCAACATGCACTACCTGCGACGGATCGAGTACACCGGCACGCCCACCTATCACGCCCTTGCCGCCCAACTCGCCAAGTCCGATGACTCAACGCGCTTGGCCCTGGCCGCCGGGTATCAGCAGTGGATGAAGCTGTTCGAACAGGCGATCCAGCGGATGAAGGACAAGGGGACGCTGGTCGCCGACGTGCAGCCGCGCGCCCTGGCGTGGGTCATCGTGTGCGCTCATCAAGGGGGCGGCACCCTGGCCTTCACGTATCGGGCCGAGTGGCCGCACGCCGATGCGACGCGGTTCGCCGTCAACTATTTGCGCATGTTCGCCACCGACCCCGCCGAACGCGCGCCCCGCCCGGCCCCACGTCCCCGCATCACGGGCGCGTCGCCCCGGTCCGACGACCAGACCGCTGCCCAGCTCACCCGGAAGGGACTGGCCACCCGATCCCGGATCGTCGACACTGCGGCCGCCCTCGTCTTCGAACGGGGAGTGGCCAACACCAGCATCGACCAGGTGCGCACCCGCGCGGGGGTGAGCGGATCGCAGATCACGCATTACTTTCGGGACAAACGCGATCTCATTCGCCAGGTCGTCGCCACCCGTCGCCGAGACGTGCGAACATTTCACACCCAGGCACGCGTGGGCGCGCTCGACACTGTAGATGCCTTGCGCGCCTGGGCCGACGCCTGCATGGCTGACGTGGACACCGTGTATCGACTCGGTGGGTGTGTGTACGGATCGTTGGCAGGTGAACTGATCGACGCGGACAGCGAGATCCATGCCGACGTCGCCCGTGGGTACGACGAGTGGATCGACATCTTCTCCACCGGGTTGGCTTCCATGCGCCGCCGGGGTGATCTGCGCTCCGAGGCCGACCCGCGACACCTGGCCGTGTCGCTGGTCGTCGCCCACCAGGGTGGGGCAATGCTCACCCATGCCACCGGTCGCGCAGAACCCATGCGTGCGGCACTCAACGCCGCCGTCGACTACGTGGGTTCCTTCGCCGACGGGCGCTGA